The proteins below come from a single Chryseobacterium nepalense genomic window:
- a CDS encoding NHLP bacteriocin export ABC transporter permease/ATPase subunit, protein MATNEKIRIGVEAPFSLDSSEKFWMILSGEVNVFYTDIAEDGTYLSALKFLYTAKKGELLFSLITKENSENIRLIAFSNDATLVSIDKSNLLEIDHFFLKKMVNNWILKTSAALDSSNNPRVYTALDHFTVINITENTIAYPSSGLNWIQVSEGKLEIFSGNKVLEAGQYEDFPVPVCSKLWVKSLSAKTLVKIISTREVLENDINFLIAVDYIQKYFFSRLITIINDQQTEEQEYFKSKAENENTDLSNTLEKIRSIVTGQTKSGIREEAVHQSKSKNILFLTCKLIGEHNGFNLEEPKHIESYQNSVTNQLIAIAKSSKIRVRKVILRGVWWKEENGNLLAFTKDGNVPVALIQKSSSQYILKNLQTNAETTVNNEIAETLEPIAYMFFSGFDVKMTSIKRVLGFAMQGAKRDLKFLIIAALAGSLIGLLVPILSGVMFDDVIPTADRSLHFEIFGILLIIGFVTAGLQLVQGVLQLRVESKSSINLQVGVMDYILRLPVTFYKNYTAGDLTNRVLSINSIRQIVSNTLITAALSGAFSFVNLILLFYYDSKLAWIGVALGVIAALFTVGMGLLKLKHDRQISQQQGEIQGFLFEFLSGITKIRMTGGEKRIFTLWAEKFSKLKKLGFSSGSYQNFVETFNASYPLFTSIFFFSFIYYTVLHADNAASMLTVGAFMAFITAFNKFLNDSLRISMAFITSMNVIPLYERVKPILEAEPESAEHSTDPGELSGEIEMNSLSFRYHEDQPLVLNNISFKIKPGEMVAFVGSSGSGKSTIMRLLLGFEHPEAGSIYYDGESFESMNKELVRRQIGVVLQNGALMAGSIFQNIIGNSELTLEDAWEAARMAGMEEDIKHMPMEMHTMVSEGAGTFSGGQRQRLMIARAIVHKPRLLFMDEATSALDNKTQNIVSESLEKLQATRIVIAHRLSTIKNADRIFVLDKGSIVESGNYDELMDKNGLFAELAKRQIA, encoded by the coding sequence ATGGCAACTAACGAAAAAATACGCATCGGTGTTGAAGCACCTTTTTCTTTGGACAGTTCAGAAAAATTCTGGATGATTTTGTCTGGTGAGGTCAATGTTTTTTATACCGATATCGCAGAAGACGGAACTTATTTATCAGCCTTAAAATTTTTGTACACCGCCAAAAAAGGAGAATTGCTGTTCAGTTTAATTACGAAAGAAAATTCCGAAAATATAAGACTTATTGCTTTTTCCAATGATGCAACCCTTGTTTCTATAGATAAAAGCAATTTGCTGGAAATCGATCATTTTTTTCTTAAAAAAATGGTCAACAACTGGATCCTGAAAACATCCGCCGCACTCGATTCATCCAATAATCCGAGGGTTTATACAGCACTAGATCATTTTACTGTGATCAATATTACAGAAAATACCATTGCTTACCCTTCGTCAGGATTAAACTGGATTCAGGTATCGGAAGGAAAGCTGGAAATATTCTCAGGAAATAAGGTTTTGGAAGCGGGTCAGTATGAAGATTTTCCGGTTCCGGTATGCAGCAAATTATGGGTTAAATCTTTATCCGCAAAAACACTGGTAAAAATAATAAGCACTCGTGAAGTACTTGAAAATGATATTAATTTCTTGATTGCTGTTGATTATATTCAAAAATATTTCTTCAGCAGGCTTATTACCATTATTAATGATCAGCAGACTGAAGAACAGGAATATTTTAAAAGTAAGGCAGAAAACGAAAATACGGACCTCAGCAATACACTGGAAAAGATCAGATCCATTGTTACCGGACAAACGAAATCAGGTATCAGGGAAGAAGCTGTTCATCAGTCTAAATCAAAAAATATTCTTTTTTTAACCTGTAAATTAATTGGTGAGCATAACGGGTTTAATCTTGAAGAGCCTAAACACATCGAAAGTTATCAGAACAGTGTGACCAACCAGCTGATTGCCATTGCAAAAAGCTCTAAAATACGCGTAAGAAAAGTAATTTTACGGGGAGTCTGGTGGAAAGAAGAAAATGGAAACCTGCTGGCTTTCACGAAAGACGGCAATGTCCCGGTAGCATTAATTCAGAAAAGTTCTTCTCAATATATTCTTAAAAACCTGCAGACCAATGCAGAAACAACGGTAAACAATGAAATTGCAGAAACCCTGGAACCTATCGCTTATATGTTCTTTTCGGGTTTCGATGTAAAAATGACTTCCATAAAAAGAGTATTGGGGTTTGCTATGCAAGGTGCAAAAAGGGACCTCAAGTTCCTGATCATTGCTGCATTGGCAGGAAGCTTAATAGGTCTTCTGGTTCCTATTTTATCGGGAGTGATGTTTGACGATGTTATTCCAACCGCAGATCGTTCTTTACACTTCGAGATTTTCGGAATATTGCTCATCATAGGCTTTGTAACGGCCGGATTACAGCTTGTGCAGGGTGTTTTGCAGTTAAGAGTAGAATCAAAATCAAGCATCAATTTACAGGTTGGAGTCATGGATTATATCCTGCGGCTTCCTGTAACTTTCTATAAAAATTATACTGCGGGAGATCTTACCAACAGGGTATTAAGCATTAATTCCATCAGACAGATCGTTTCAAATACTTTGATTACCGCAGCACTGAGCGGAGCTTTTTCTTTCGTGAATCTGATCCTTCTGTTTTATTACGATTCCAAACTGGCCTGGATAGGAGTTGCATTGGGAGTAATTGCCGCGTTATTTACGGTAGGAATGGGATTGTTAAAATTAAAACACGACCGTCAGATTTCCCAGCAACAGGGAGAAATCCAGGGTTTTTTATTTGAATTTTTATCCGGAATTACCAAGATAAGAATGACAGGCGGAGAAAAAAGAATTTTCACATTATGGGCTGAAAAATTTTCAAAACTAAAAAAATTAGGCTTCAGCTCAGGGAGTTATCAGAATTTTGTAGAAACTTTTAATGCCTCCTACCCTCTTTTTACGAGTATTTTCTTTTTCTCATTTATTTATTACACCGTGCTGCATGCCGATAACGCTGCAAGTATGCTTACGGTAGGTGCTTTTATGGCTTTTATTACGGCTTTTAATAAATTTTTAAATGACAGTTTAAGAATCAGTATGGCCTTTATCACTTCCATGAATGTCATTCCTTTATATGAAAGGGTAAAGCCGATTCTGGAAGCTGAGCCGGAATCTGCCGAACACAGTACAGATCCGGGTGAACTGAGCGGCGAAATTGAAATGAATTCCCTTTCCTTCCGGTATCATGAAGATCAGCCTTTGGTACTGAATAATATTTCATTCAAAATAAAACCGGGAGAAATGGTGGCTTTTGTAGGTTCATCTGGTTCCGGAAAATCAACCATTATGAGACTTCTGCTGGGTTTTGAGCATCCTGAAGCGGGATCTATTTATTACGACGGCGAAAGCTTCGAGTCTATGAATAAAGAGCTGGTAAGGAGACAGATTGGTGTGGTTCTCCAAAACGGAGCACTGATGGCGGGAAGTATTTTCCAGAACATTATCGGCAATTCCGAACTTACACTGGAAGATGCCTGGGAAGCGGCACGTATGGCCGGAATGGAAGAAGATATCAAACATATGCCGATGGAAATGCACACCATGGTAAGCGAAGGAGCCGGAACATTTTCCGGCGGGCAAAGACAACGACTGATGATCGCAAGAGCAATTGTCCACAAGCCCCGACTTCTTTTTATGGATGAGGCAACCAGCGCCCTGGACAACAAAACACAGAATATCGTGTCTGAAAGTCTTGAAAAATTGCAGGCTACCCGCATCGTGATCGCTCACCGGCTGAGTACCATTAAAAATGCCGACAGAATTTTTGTGCTGGATAAAGGAAGCATCGTTGAATCCGGAAATTATGACGAATTGATGGACAAAAACGGACTGTTCGCAGAATTGGCAAAACGTCAGATCGCATAG